In Carya illinoinensis cultivar Pawnee chromosome 16, C.illinoinensisPawnee_v1, whole genome shotgun sequence, a single window of DNA contains:
- the LOC122299234 gene encoding succinate dehydrogenase subunit 5, mitochondrial-like isoform X1 translates to MDKTLALRSLYRSLCSRSYRVTHTFLLRRSHLHTHDATRSLFSLTSPSPSGSHNFPLSGCLSSVSIASRSKRFYSEDVTHMPVIKDPELRSVFKDLLAANWDELPNSVVHDVKAALSKSTDDTAGKEVVANVFRAAEAVEEFGGILVTLKMEIDDSIGLSGEDVKPLSDELKNALQTVYNRYNTYLDAFGPDETYLRKKVETELGTKMIHLKMRCSGLDSEWGKITVLGTSGLSGSYVEHRA, encoded by the exons ATGGACAAGACGTTGGCTCTAAGATCGCTATACCGGTCGCTTTGCTCCAGATCTTACCGCGTCACCCACACCTTCCTCCTCCGCCGCTCCCACCTCCACACCCACGACGCTACTCGAAGCCTCTTCAGTCTCACATCTCCGTCTCCTTCCGGCTCTCACAACTTCCCCCTCTCCG GTTGCTTGTCTTCTGTTTCGATAGCCAGCAGAAGCAAGCGGTTCTATAGTGAAGATGTAACTCATATGCCAGTCATAAAAGACCCTGAGCTTCGCAGTGTCTTCAAGGATTTATTGGCTGCCAATTGGGATGAGCTTCCCAACTCTGTTGTCCATGATGTGAAGGCTGCATTGTCTAAAAGCACTGACGACACAGCTGGCAAGGAGGTTGTGGCAAATGTTTTCCGTGCGGCCGAAGCAGTTGAGGAATTTGGTGGTATCCTTGTAACTTTAAAGATGGAAATTGATGACTCAATTGGACTGAGTGGTGAG GATGTCAAGCCCTTGTCAGATGAGCTTAAGAATGCACTTCAAACAGTTTACAATCGCTACAACACTTATTTGGATGCATTTGGGCCCGATGAGACCTATTTGCGGAAGAAAGTGGAGACAGAGTTGGGAACAAAGATGATACATTTGAAGATGAGATGCAGTGGACTTGATTCTGAGTGGGGAAAG
- the LOC122299234 gene encoding succinate dehydrogenase subunit 5, mitochondrial-like isoform X2, producing the protein MRRVYHKSSPVHVIIGCLSSVSIASRSKRFYSEDVTHMPVIKDPELRSVFKDLLAANWDELPNSVVHDVKAALSKSTDDTAGKEVVANVFRAAEAVEEFGGILVTLKMEIDDSIGLSGEDVKPLSDELKNALQTVYNRYNTYLDAFGPDETYLRKKVETELGTKMIHLKMRCSGLDSEWGKITVLGTSGLSGSYVEHRA; encoded by the exons ATGCGAAGAGTGTACCATAAAAGTTCTCCAGTGCATGTAATCATAG GTTGCTTGTCTTCTGTTTCGATAGCCAGCAGAAGCAAGCGGTTCTATAGTGAAGATGTAACTCATATGCCAGTCATAAAAGACCCTGAGCTTCGCAGTGTCTTCAAGGATTTATTGGCTGCCAATTGGGATGAGCTTCCCAACTCTGTTGTCCATGATGTGAAGGCTGCATTGTCTAAAAGCACTGACGACACAGCTGGCAAGGAGGTTGTGGCAAATGTTTTCCGTGCGGCCGAAGCAGTTGAGGAATTTGGTGGTATCCTTGTAACTTTAAAGATGGAAATTGATGACTCAATTGGACTGAGTGGTGAG GATGTCAAGCCCTTGTCAGATGAGCTTAAGAATGCACTTCAAACAGTTTACAATCGCTACAACACTTATTTGGATGCATTTGGGCCCGATGAGACCTATTTGCGGAAGAAAGTGGAGACAGAGTTGGGAACAAAGATGATACATTTGAAGATGAGATGCAGTGGACTTGATTCTGAGTGGGGAAAG